A part of Streptomyces sp. NBC_01210 genomic DNA contains:
- a CDS encoding enolase C-terminal domain-like protein, which produces MSQTVTEFEVHDIRFPTSEQLHGSDAMNPDPDYSAAYVVMRATDGAEGHGFCFTIGRGNDVTAAAIEALRPYVVGRPAPRTAADLAALHHDLTHDSQLRWLGPEKGVMHMAAGAVVNAAWDLAAKRAGRPVWEFLASMSSEELVSLVDFRYLTDVLTREEALAILRAAEPGRAERAANLRESGYPAYTTSPGWLGYSDEKLVALAKEAVADGFGQIKLKVGADLDDDIRRMKLARAAVGPSVRIAVDANQRWDVADALRWMTALAPYEPHWIEEPTSPDDILGHAAVRAGQPVKVATGEHAANRVVFKQLLQAGAVDFVQIDAARVAGVNENIAILLLAAKYGVPVCPHAGGVGLCELVQHLAMFDYVAVSGSWEDRVIEYVDHLHEHFTDPAVIASGRYVAPRAPGFSARMLPESIAAHRYPEGPVWQARRTIEEVNS; this is translated from the coding sequence ATGAGTCAGACCGTCACGGAGTTCGAGGTCCACGACATCCGCTTTCCCACCTCGGAACAGCTCCACGGCTCGGACGCCATGAACCCGGATCCCGACTACTCCGCCGCCTATGTGGTGATGCGCGCGACCGACGGGGCCGAGGGACACGGCTTCTGCTTCACCATCGGGCGCGGCAACGATGTCACCGCCGCGGCCATCGAAGCGCTGCGTCCCTATGTGGTCGGGCGCCCGGCGCCCCGTACCGCAGCCGACCTGGCCGCGCTCCACCACGACCTGACCCATGACTCACAGTTGCGCTGGCTCGGCCCGGAGAAGGGCGTGATGCATATGGCGGCCGGCGCGGTCGTCAACGCGGCCTGGGATCTGGCGGCGAAGCGCGCAGGCCGGCCGGTGTGGGAGTTTCTTGCCTCGATGTCGTCCGAGGAACTGGTCTCGCTCGTCGACTTCCGCTATCTGACCGATGTCCTGACCCGGGAGGAGGCGCTGGCCATCCTGCGGGCCGCGGAACCCGGCCGGGCCGAGCGGGCCGCGAACCTGCGGGAGAGCGGCTATCCCGCGTACACCACCTCGCCCGGCTGGCTCGGCTACTCGGACGAGAAGCTGGTGGCGCTGGCCAAGGAAGCGGTCGCCGACGGCTTCGGCCAGATCAAGCTGAAGGTCGGCGCGGACCTCGACGACGACATACGGCGGATGAAGCTGGCCCGCGCCGCTGTCGGCCCGTCCGTACGCATCGCCGTGGACGCCAACCAGCGCTGGGACGTTGCCGATGCCCTGCGCTGGATGACGGCACTCGCCCCGTACGAACCGCACTGGATCGAGGAGCCGACAAGCCCCGACGACATCCTCGGCCACGCCGCCGTCCGCGCCGGCCAGCCGGTCAAGGTCGCCACCGGCGAGCATGCCGCCAACCGCGTCGTCTTCAAACAGCTGCTGCAGGCCGGGGCCGTCGACTTCGTCCAGATCGACGCCGCGCGTGTCGCCGGTGTCAACGAGAACATCGCGATCCTGCTGCTCGCGGCCAAATACGGCGTCCCCGTCTGCCCGCACGCCGGTGGGGTAGGACTGTGCGAGCTCGTCCAGCATCTGGCCATGTTCGACTACGTCGCCGTCTCCGGCAGCTGGGAGGACCGGGTCATCGAGTACGTCGACCACCTCCACGAGCACTTCACCGACCCCGCCGTGATCGCCTCCGGACGCTATGTCGCACCGCGCGCACCGGGCTTCTCCGCCCGCATGCTCCCCGAGTCGATCGCCGCCCACCGCTATCCCGAGGGGCCCGTCTGGCAGGCCCGCCGCACCATCGAGGAGGTCAACTCATGA